A section of the Heliangelus exortis chromosome 27, bHelExo1.hap1, whole genome shotgun sequence genome encodes:
- the LOC139787798 gene encoding olfactory receptor 14J1-like, translated as MSNSTSTTNFLLLAFADRRELQLLHFWLFLGIYLAALLGNGLIITTIACDHHLHTPMYFFLLNLSLLDLGSISTTLPKAMASSLWDSTEISYKACAAQIFFFFFFITAEFYLLTIMSYDRSVAICKPLHYGTLLGSRACVHMAAAAWGSGFLNALLHTANTFSLPLCQGNALDQFFCEIPQILKLSCSRSDYTREICLLVLNCLLGFVCFVFMVVSYVEIFRAVLRIPSEQGRHKAFSTCLPHLAVVSLFVSTGIFAYLKPPSISSPSLDLVLSFLYSVVPPAVNPLIYSMRNQELKNALKKQISR; from the coding sequence ATGTCCAACAGCACCTCCACCACAAATTTCCTtctcctggcatttgcagacaggcgggagctgcagctcttgcacttctggctcttcctgggcatctacctggctgccctcctgggcaacggcctcatcatcaccaccatcgcctgtgaccaccacctccacacccccatgtacttcttcctcctcaacctttccctcctcgacctgggatccatctccaccactctgcccaaagccatggccaGTTCCCTCTGGGACAGCACAGAGATCTCCTACAAGGCATGTGCTGCACAgatcttcttctttttcttcttcatcacaGCAGAGTTTTATCTCCTGACGATCATGTCCTACGACCGCTCCgtggccatctgcaaacccctgcactacgggaccctcctgggcagcagagcttgtgtccacatggcagcagctgcctggggctctgGGTTTCTCaatgctctgctgcacacagccaatacattttccctgcccctctgccagggcaatgccctggaccagttcttctgtgaaatcccccagatcctcaagctctcctgctcacgCTCTGATTACACCAGGGAAATTTGTCTTCTTGTATTAAATTGTTTGTTAggctttgtgtgttttgttttcatggtaGTATCATATGTGGAGAttttcagggctgtgctgaggatcccctctgagcagggaaggcacaaagccttttccacgtgcctccctcacctggccGTTGTCTCCCTGTTTGTCAGCACTGGCATCTTTGCCTACCTGAAacctccctccatctcctccccatccctggacctTGTGCTGTCATTTCTGTACTCggtggttcctccagcagtgaaccccctcatctacagcatgaggaacCAGGAGCTCAAGAATGCCCTGAAGAAGCAGATATCTAGATGA